A DNA window from Jatrophihabitans sp. contains the following coding sequences:
- a CDS encoding GNAT family N-acetyltransferase has translation MADVSVRPASADDVADLARIQLDTWRLAYQTVLPAEILQALSVEDVAASWHAAITAPPSLSHHVLVAMEGESRVGFTAFGPDADRQPQDPDPDTTAAISMLLVEPRWGRRGHGSRLLAAVADTARAAGASRLVAWVPVADAVSLQFYRSAGWEADGLRRDLDTGAGSVTELRLHASLAEAEETP, from the coding sequence GTGGCAGATGTGAGTGTTCGGCCGGCAAGCGCGGACGACGTGGCCGACCTGGCCCGGATCCAGCTCGACACCTGGCGGCTGGCGTACCAGACAGTGCTGCCCGCCGAGATCCTGCAGGCGCTGAGCGTCGAGGACGTCGCGGCCAGTTGGCACGCCGCGATCACCGCGCCGCCGTCGTTGAGTCACCACGTGCTGGTGGCGATGGAAGGTGAGTCCCGGGTCGGCTTCACCGCCTTCGGCCCGGACGCCGACCGCCAGCCACAGGACCCCGACCCCGACACGACCGCCGCGATCAGCATGCTGCTGGTCGAGCCGCGCTGGGGCCGGCGCGGGCACGGCTCACGGCTGCTGGCGGCGGTGGCCGACACCGCGCGGGCGGCCGGCGCCAGCCGGCTGGTGGCCTGGGTGCCGGTGGCCGACGCCGTCTCGCTGCAGTTCTACCGCTCAGCCGGCTGGGAGGCCGACGGCCTGCGGCGCGATCTGGACACCGGCGCCGGCTCGGTCACCGAACTGCGGCTGCACGCCTCGCTTGCTGAGGCAGAAGAGACGCCCTGA
- a CDS encoding tetratricopeptide repeat protein, with translation MVGVPPERVLLVKADLPGGEKVSVGSATLIAARLVLTAAHVVFDESSGAPLTSIVVGPPEAPRLFEARVCWPAEHRSSASAADLDVALLEIIDRDWSPPPMGPVRWGRLTGRSPDVRCEATGFPRVQREPNGVRESDQISATINPAGGVVTGRHDLNITSAAPVPNDKFPSPWSGSSGAGVFCDGLLTAVLVIDTDGYGHGRLTAIPAYRFMADEGFRTLLIQHQVPAVLDSVELAPLLTTAAQQSQIRRRRPERTSPAMLLRADYETVDFYGRTELLTELVEWCTDSHADIDVRLITGQGGLGKTRLARQLVTAVNGRPSAHGQHSATQHAGRAWLAGFLSEPTAQNQLPVDRLADTAAPVLLVIDYAETRAAEIADLLRRLWAGDGAPVRLLLLARAAGEWWDQLARDLAGPVGATEQLAPLDTTATARAAAFETAVSAFATRLPTLPTIVPGVDWAAHAQALTPPSDLDDSGYGSPLTLQLAALLRLLATADANPPASGSPGSVAAEQELISRHEQKYWAATAPARLGLHRDSLAQAVTVATLCGAASRDEALAVLTPLPGMQQRTEDDRKAVADWLSELYPAASGHEWGGLQPDRMGEHLVADILSRRPSLLLQLMNAASHAQQHQALTVLARVLANPTVSDSTKDQLHQQLIDLFSGSDLGLALAGLALQVITETAEPQPLLAAVTTAADTFGPRQLSSFANQMPDQSLILAEAAVHLSAALVQALRRLPNSDTKPHLSSALNNLSIRLADLGRREEALIAITEATDHYRALATAQPEAFTSDLATSLNNLSNRLADLGRREEALTTINEAVRLRRALADAQPDAFTPELATSLNNLSNRLADLGRREEALTAITEAVQLRRALATAQPEAFTPDLAGSLNNMSIRLADLGRREKALAAITEAVQLRRALATARPDSFTPDLATSLNNLSNRLAALGRREEALAAITEAVQLRRALAAAQPEAFTPNLAASLNNLSNGLAGLGRHEEALAAITEAVQLRRALAAARPDAFTADLAMSLNNLTGGLADLGRHEEALTAITEATDLSRALAAARPEAFAPDLAGSLNNLSNELADLGRHEEALTTITEATDLYRALAAARPEVFTPDLARSLNNLSNGLADLGRHEEALTVITEAVQLRRALAAARPEAFTPDLARSLNNLSNRLADLGRREEALTAIIEATDLYRALATVRPDAFTSDLATSLNNLSNGLAALGHREEALTAITEAVQLRRALADAQPDAFTPDLAQSLVRLGIYLSALSQHVAARDADEEAATLYVRLAAELDHFEEAATRALKNLAIDLRELGMPPDEITKYLERVIRDAGDGPRRSAG, from the coding sequence ATGGTGGGTGTGCCGCCCGAGAGGGTGCTGCTGGTCAAGGCGGACCTGCCGGGCGGTGAGAAGGTGTCGGTCGGCTCAGCCACGTTGATCGCCGCCCGGCTGGTCCTCACGGCCGCTCATGTGGTGTTCGACGAGTCCTCCGGCGCGCCGTTGACCAGCATCGTCGTCGGGCCGCCGGAGGCGCCTCGACTTTTCGAGGCACGAGTCTGCTGGCCGGCTGAGCACCGCAGCAGCGCCAGCGCAGCCGATCTGGACGTAGCCCTGCTGGAGATCATCGACCGGGACTGGTCACCGCCTCCGATGGGACCGGTGCGATGGGGCCGGCTGACCGGCCGATCCCCCGACGTGCGGTGCGAGGCTACCGGCTTTCCGCGGGTGCAGCGCGAGCCCAACGGTGTCCGGGAATCCGATCAGATCAGCGCCACCATCAATCCGGCAGGCGGAGTGGTAACCGGACGCCATGATCTGAACATCACCTCCGCTGCGCCGGTGCCCAACGACAAGTTTCCATCGCCGTGGTCGGGCTCGTCCGGAGCTGGGGTGTTCTGCGACGGGTTGCTCACCGCGGTCCTGGTGATCGACACCGACGGGTACGGTCACGGCCGGCTCACCGCGATCCCGGCCTACCGCTTCATGGCCGACGAAGGGTTCCGCACGCTGCTGATCCAGCACCAGGTGCCCGCTGTGCTGGATTCTGTCGAACTGGCTCCCTTGCTGACCACGGCCGCCCAGCAGAGCCAGATCCGCCGTCGCCGTCCGGAGCGGACCTCACCGGCGATGCTGTTGCGCGCGGACTACGAGACCGTCGACTTCTACGGCCGCACCGAGCTGCTCACAGAGCTCGTCGAGTGGTGCACCGACTCCCACGCGGACATTGACGTCCGGCTGATCACCGGGCAGGGCGGGCTCGGCAAGACCCGGCTGGCCCGCCAACTGGTGACGGCTGTCAACGGCCGGCCCAGCGCCCATGGCCAGCACAGTGCCACCCAGCACGCCGGCCGAGCCTGGCTCGCCGGTTTCCTCTCCGAACCCACCGCCCAGAACCAGCTGCCGGTTGATCGGCTCGCCGACACGGCCGCGCCGGTGTTGCTCGTCATCGACTACGCCGAGACCCGCGCCGCCGAGATCGCTGACCTGCTGCGCCGCTTGTGGGCAGGTGATGGAGCGCCGGTCCGGCTGCTGCTGCTGGCCCGCGCCGCCGGGGAGTGGTGGGATCAGCTTGCCCGTGACCTGGCCGGCCCTGTCGGCGCCACCGAGCAGCTCGCGCCCCTGGACACCACTGCGACCGCCCGGGCAGCGGCGTTCGAAACCGCGGTGTCCGCGTTCGCGACCCGCCTTCCCACGCTGCCCACGATCGTTCCTGGCGTGGACTGGGCCGCTCACGCCCAGGCCCTGACCCCGCCATCTGACCTGGACGATTCGGGCTACGGCAGCCCGCTCACACTTCAGCTGGCGGCCCTGCTCCGTCTGCTGGCCACCGCAGACGCCAACCCACCTGCCAGTGGGTCACCCGGGAGCGTGGCCGCCGAGCAGGAGCTGATCAGTCGGCACGAGCAGAAGTACTGGGCTGCGACCGCCCCCGCCCGGCTAGGCCTGCACCGGGATAGCCTCGCCCAGGCGGTCACCGTAGCGACTCTGTGCGGTGCCGCGAGCCGCGATGAGGCGCTGGCGGTGCTCACCCCGCTACCGGGGATGCAGCAGCGGACCGAGGACGACCGCAAGGCCGTCGCGGACTGGCTAAGCGAGCTCTACCCCGCCGCGTCCGGCCATGAGTGGGGCGGCCTGCAACCCGACCGGATGGGTGAGCACCTCGTTGCCGACATCCTCAGCCGCCGACCGTCACTGCTCCTCCAACTCATGAACGCAGCTAGTCACGCCCAGCAACACCAGGCGCTGACTGTGCTCGCTCGAGTCCTTGCCAACCCCACCGTCAGCGACAGCACCAAAGATCAGCTCCATCAGCAGCTGATCGACCTGTTCAGCGGCAGCGACCTCGGCCTCGCTCTTGCCGGCCTTGCCCTGCAGGTAATCACCGAAACGGCGGAACCGCAGCCGTTGCTCGCCGCAGTCACCACCGCAGCTGACACGTTCGGCCCCCGCCAGCTCAGTTCTTTCGCCAACCAGATGCCCGACCAGAGTCTCATCCTCGCTGAAGCCGCCGTACACCTGTCCGCAGCCCTCGTCCAGGCACTTCGAAGGCTTCCAAACAGCGACACCAAGCCTCATTTGTCCTCTGCCTTGAACAACCTCTCCATCCGGCTGGCGGATCTGGGCCGCCGCGAAGAGGCCCTGATCGCGATCACCGAAGCCACCGACCACTACCGCGCCCTGGCCACCGCCCAGCCCGAGGCGTTCACCTCTGACCTCGCCACCTCGCTGAACAATCTGTCCAATCGGTTGGCCGATCTGGGCCGCCGCGAGGAGGCCCTTACCACGATCAACGAAGCCGTCCGGCTGCGCCGCGCCCTAGCCGACGCCCAGCCCGACGCGTTCACCCCCGAGCTCGCCACCTCGCTGAACAACCTGTCCAATCGGTTGGCCGATCTGGGCCGCCGCGAGGAGGCCTTGACGGCGATCACCGAAGCTGTTCAGCTGCGCCGCGCCCTGGCCACCGCCCAGCCCGAGGCGTTCACCCCCGACCTGGCCGGGTCGCTGAACAACATGTCCATCCGGCTGGCCGACCTGGGCCGCCGCGAGAAGGCCCTCGCCGCGATCACCGAAGCCGTCCAGCTGCGCCGGGCACTAGCCACCGCCCGACCCGACTCGTTCACCCCCGACCTCGCCACGTCACTGAACAACCTGTCCAATCGGCTGGCCGCCTTGGGCCGCCGCGAGGAGGCCCTCGCCGCGATCACCGAAGCCGTCCAGCTGCGTCGGGCACTAGCCGCCGCCCAGCCCGAGGCGTTCACCCCCAACCTCGCCGCCTCACTGAACAACCTCTCCAACGGGCTCGCCGGCCTGGGCCGCCACGAGGAAGCCCTGGCCGCGATCACCGAAGCCGTCCAGCTGCGCCGCGCCCTGGCTGCCGCCCGGCCCGACGCGTTCACCGCCGACCTGGCCATGTCGCTGAACAACCTCACCGGCGGGCTGGCCGACCTGGGCCGCCACGAGGAAGCCCTGACCGCCATCACCGAAGCCACCGACCTCTCCCGCGCCCTGGCCGCCGCCCGGCCCGAGGCGTTCGCCCCCGACCTGGCTGGGTCGCTGAACAACCTGTCCAACGAGCTGGCCGACCTGGGCCGCCACGAGGAAGCCCTGACTACGATCACCGAAGCCACCGACCTCTACCGCGCCCTGGCCGCCGCCCGGCCCGAGGTGTTCACCCCCGACCTGGCCAGGTCGCTGAACAACCTGTCCAACGGGCTCGCCGACCTGGGCCGCCACGAGGAGGCCCTGACCGTGATCACTGAGGCCGTCCAGCTGCGCCGCGCCCTGGCCGCCGCCCGACCCGAGGCGTTCACCCCCGACCTGGCCAGGTCGCTGAACAACCTGTCCAATCGGCTGGCCGATCTGGGCCGCCGCGAGGAGGCCCTGACCGCGATCATCGAAGCCACCGACCTCTACCGCGCCCTGGCCACCGTCCGGCCCGACGCGTTTACCTCTGACCTAGCCACCTCGCTGAACAACCTGTCCAACGGGCTGGCCGCATTGGGCCACCGCGAGGAGGCTCTGACCGCCATCACCGAAGCCGTCCAGCTGCGCCGCGCCCTAGCCGACGCCCAGCCCGACGCGTTCACCCCCGACCTCGCTCAGAGTCTCGTTAGACTCGGCATCTACCTGTCAGCGCTATCTCAACACGTAGCCGCCAGAGATGCCGACGAGGAAGCAGCCACGTTGTACGTGCGGTTGGCGGCGGAGTTGGACCACTTTGAGGAAGCAGCCACTCGGGCGTTGAAGAACCTAGCTATCGACCTTCGCGAGCTTGGTATGCCGCCCGACGAGATCACGAAGTACCTGGAACGGGTCATCCGAGACGCTGGCGACGGGCCGAGAAGGTCAGCCGGCTAG
- the dapB gene encoding 4-hydroxy-tetrahydrodipicolinate reductase: MSELIAVAVLGARGRMGQQVCAAVEAAADLELVASIDLGDPISAAVESGAKVLVDFTHPDGVMDNLAFAVEHGMHAVVGTTGFTDDKLSTVAQWLADKPELGVLVAPNFGIGAVLAMKFAQLAAPYFESAEVIELHHPQKVDAPSGTATSTARLIAAARGRAGMSAPPDATTAEVDGARGADIDGVRVHSVRATGLVAHQEVLFGTEGETLTIRHDSLNRSSFMPGVLLAVREVGNRPGLTVGLDSLLGL, translated from the coding sequence GTGAGCGAACTGATTGCGGTGGCGGTGCTGGGCGCGCGCGGCCGGATGGGCCAGCAGGTCTGCGCCGCGGTGGAGGCGGCCGCAGACCTGGAACTGGTGGCCTCGATCGACCTCGGCGATCCGATCTCGGCCGCCGTCGAGTCGGGCGCGAAGGTGCTGGTGGACTTCACCCATCCCGACGGTGTGATGGACAACCTGGCCTTCGCGGTCGAGCACGGCATGCACGCCGTCGTGGGCACCACCGGATTCACCGACGACAAGCTGAGCACCGTGGCGCAATGGCTGGCCGACAAGCCCGAGCTGGGGGTGCTGGTGGCGCCGAACTTCGGCATCGGCGCGGTGCTGGCGATGAAGTTCGCCCAGCTGGCAGCGCCCTATTTCGAATCGGCCGAGGTCATCGAGCTGCACCATCCGCAGAAGGTGGACGCGCCGTCGGGCACCGCCACCTCCACCGCGCGGCTGATCGCGGCGGCCCGCGGCCGAGCCGGCATGAGCGCCCCGCCGGACGCGACCACGGCCGAGGTCGACGGCGCCCGGGGCGCCGACATCGACGGGGTGCGGGTGCACTCGGTCCGGGCCACCGGCCTGGTCGCCCATCAAGAGGTGCTGTTCGGCACCGAGGGCGAGACGCTGACGATCCGGCACGACTCGCTGAACCGGTCCTCGTTCATGCCCGGGGTGCTGCTGGCCGTCCGCGAGGTCGGCAACCGGCCGGGCCTCACCGTCGGCCTGGACTCGTTGCTGGGGCTGTGA
- a CDS encoding DUF2461 domain-containing protein: MSFDGISFAALDFYEDLEADNSKSFWTAHRQVYDEQVKAPLQELAAELGPEFGTAKFFRPFRDVRFSKDKTPYKTHQGVYFAESRRYLQVSAAGLYASGGFYDMASDQLSRYRRAVAEELPGQALTQVIALAEKARLVINGEQLSRIPSGYPKDHPRQDLLRRKSIYATREFGSPDWLRTPRVKAEVVKAWRAMQPLIDWLEKNVGQSDIPVVRRGER; this comes from the coding sequence ATGAGCTTCGACGGGATCTCCTTCGCCGCGCTGGACTTCTACGAAGACCTCGAGGCTGACAACTCCAAGTCGTTCTGGACGGCGCACCGCCAGGTCTATGACGAGCAGGTCAAGGCGCCGCTGCAGGAGCTGGCCGCCGAGCTGGGTCCGGAGTTCGGCACGGCCAAGTTCTTCCGGCCGTTTCGCGACGTCCGGTTCTCCAAGGACAAGACGCCGTACAAGACCCACCAGGGCGTCTACTTCGCCGAGTCCCGGCGCTACCTGCAGGTCTCGGCGGCGGGCCTGTACGCCAGCGGCGGCTTCTACGACATGGCCTCTGACCAGCTGTCCCGCTACCGCCGGGCGGTCGCCGAGGAGCTGCCGGGCCAGGCGCTGACGCAGGTGATCGCCCTCGCCGAGAAGGCCCGGCTGGTGATCAACGGCGAGCAGCTGAGCCGGATTCCGAGCGGTTACCCCAAGGACCACCCGCGCCAGGACCTGCTGCGGCGCAAGTCGATCTACGCCACCCGCGAGTTCGGCTCCCCGGACTGGCTGCGGACCCCGCGCGTGAAGGCCGAGGTGGTCAAGGCCTGGCGCGCGATGCAGCCGCTGATCGACTGGCTGGAGAAGAACGTCGGCCAGTCCGACATCCCCGTGGTGCGCCGCGGCGAGCGCTAG
- a CDS encoding O-acetyl-ADP-ribose deacetylase, whose protein sequence is MTARADQEGERMRLELVLGDITEQHVDAVVNAANSSLLGGSGVDGAIHRRGGPEIVRACRALRADAYPHGLPTGHAVATTAGRLPARWVIHTVGPVYSDTEDRGDLLRSCYRRSLQVADELGAGSVAFPLVSAGAYRWPVRSAVEVAVDVLRSARPPGTSVKTARLVLWQPETLDIAREVLAAATGSAGGTA, encoded by the coding sequence GTGACGGCGCGAGCCGATCAAGAGGGCGAGCGGATGCGACTGGAGCTGGTTCTCGGCGACATCACCGAGCAGCACGTCGATGCGGTGGTCAATGCCGCGAACTCCAGCCTGCTCGGCGGTTCGGGAGTGGACGGGGCCATACATCGCAGGGGCGGGCCGGAGATCGTCCGGGCTTGCCGGGCACTGCGCGCCGACGCCTATCCGCACGGGCTGCCGACCGGCCACGCCGTGGCGACCACCGCCGGCCGGCTGCCGGCCCGCTGGGTGATCCACACCGTCGGGCCGGTCTACTCCGACACCGAGGACCGCGGCGACCTGCTGCGCTCCTGCTACCGCCGGTCGCTGCAGGTGGCTGACGAGCTGGGCGCCGGCTCGGTCGCGTTTCCGCTCGTCTCGGCAGGGGCCTACCGATGGCCGGTGCGCAGCGCCGTCGAGGTGGCCGTGGACGTGCTGCGCTCGGCACGGCCGCCAGGCACGTCCGTCAAGACAGCGCGGTTGGTGCTCTGGCAGCCCGAGACGCTCGACATCGCGCGCGAGGTGCTGGCCGCTGCCACCGGGTCAGCGGGCGGCACCGCTTAG
- a CDS encoding nucleoside/nucleotide kinase family protein encodes MCPARRQERQAMTAFPELLDDARRLSDAGRRQILGITGPPGAGKSTLAQRLVAALGPQRAVLVGMDGFHLADAELRRTGRRARKGAPDTFDRAGYASLLDRLRREPGTVYAPAFDRAIEDSIAAAVAVPPEAPLVVTEGNYLLLWPEIRPLLDQVWYLDPPAQARRDALIARHVAFGKSEAEAEDWVLGSDERNAEAVAAGRERADRVLGWTAD; translated from the coding sequence CTGTGCCCGGCTAGGCGGCAAGAGAGGCAGGCGATGACGGCTTTTCCCGAGCTGCTCGACGACGCCCGGCGGCTCAGCGACGCCGGCCGGCGGCAGATCCTCGGCATCACCGGCCCACCCGGAGCGGGCAAGTCCACGCTGGCGCAGCGGCTGGTGGCCGCGCTCGGACCGCAGCGGGCCGTGCTGGTGGGCATGGACGGCTTTCACCTCGCCGACGCCGAGTTGCGCCGCACCGGCCGGCGGGCTCGCAAGGGCGCGCCGGACACCTTCGACCGCGCTGGCTACGCGTCCCTGCTGGACCGGTTGCGCCGCGAGCCGGGAACCGTCTACGCGCCTGCGTTCGACCGTGCGATCGAGGACTCCATCGCCGCGGCGGTGGCGGTGCCGCCAGAAGCGCCGCTGGTCGTCACCGAGGGCAATTACCTGTTGCTGTGGCCTGAGATCCGCCCGCTGCTGGACCAGGTCTGGTACCTCGACCCGCCTGCCCAAGCCCGCCGGGACGCCCTGATCGCCCGGCACGTGGCTTTCGGCAAGAGCGAGGCCGAGGCCGAGGACTGGGTGCTGGGCTCGGACGAGCGCAACGCCGAGGCGGTCGCCGCCGGCCGGGAGCGGGCCGACCGGGTGCTGGGCTGGACCGCTGACTGA
- a CDS encoding crosslink repair DNA glycosylase YcaQ family protein, producing the protein MPSADLSAAAARRIALAAQGFGSPRPAGAVTARHIRKVVDTMGLLQLDSVNVLSRSHYLPVFARLGPYPREILDRLTGHTAGRLQREYVEYWAHEASLIPLATHPLLRWRMARAHDESWGGMQRIAKEQPQLLDEIRRLIAERGPIRSADVTQERRPRTPGQMWNWNDGKVALEYLFWAGEVGAARRVNFERQYDLIERVLPAHIHSQPTPARADAQRELVRIAARAYGVATEPDLGDYFRLPRAESKLRVAELVEAGELLPVTVAGWNAPGYLWPAARRPRQVRARALLSPFDPLIWFRDRAKRLFGFHYRIEIYTPAAQRVHGYYVLPFLLGESLVGRVDLKADRQAGVLRVQSAWGEPDVKHDEVAVELAAELAELAAWLGLDGVQVTGPGDLAPALAAALSATVG; encoded by the coding sequence ATGCCCTCAGCTGACCTGTCCGCCGCGGCGGCGCGGCGGATCGCCCTGGCGGCCCAGGGCTTCGGCTCACCGCGGCCTGCCGGGGCGGTCACCGCCCGGCACATCCGCAAGGTGGTCGACACCATGGGGCTGTTGCAGCTGGACTCGGTCAACGTGCTGTCCCGGTCGCACTACCTGCCGGTGTTCGCCCGGCTCGGGCCCTACCCTCGCGAGATCCTGGACCGGCTGACCGGGCACACCGCCGGCCGGTTGCAGCGTGAGTACGTCGAGTACTGGGCGCACGAGGCGTCGCTGATCCCACTGGCCACCCACCCGCTGTTGCGCTGGCGGATGGCGCGGGCCCACGACGAGTCCTGGGGCGGTATGCAGCGGATCGCCAAGGAGCAGCCGCAGCTGCTGGACGAGATCCGCCGGCTGATCGCCGAGCGGGGGCCGATCCGCAGCGCCGACGTGACGCAGGAGCGCCGGCCGCGCACGCCGGGTCAGATGTGGAACTGGAACGACGGCAAGGTGGCCCTGGAATACCTGTTCTGGGCGGGCGAGGTGGGCGCGGCCCGCCGGGTGAACTTCGAACGGCAGTACGACCTCATCGAGCGGGTGTTGCCGGCGCACATTCACAGCCAGCCGACGCCGGCTCGGGCCGACGCCCAGCGGGAGCTGGTCAGGATCGCCGCCCGGGCCTACGGCGTGGCCACCGAGCCGGACCTGGGCGACTACTTCCGGCTGCCCCGGGCCGAGTCGAAGCTGCGGGTCGCCGAACTCGTCGAGGCCGGTGAGCTGCTGCCGGTGACGGTCGCGGGCTGGAACGCCCCCGGCTACCTGTGGCCGGCGGCGCGCCGGCCCCGCCAGGTGCGGGCCAGGGCGCTGCTCAGCCCGTTCGACCCGCTGATCTGGTTCCGGGACCGGGCCAAGAGGCTGTTCGGCTTCCACTACCGGATCGAGATCTACACCCCGGCCGCGCAGCGGGTGCACGGCTATTACGTGCTGCCGTTCCTGCTCGGCGAGTCTCTGGTGGGCCGGGTGGACCTCAAGGCCGACCGGCAGGCCGGCGTGCTCAGGGTCCAGTCGGCCTGGGGCGAGCCCGACGTCAAGCACGATGAGGTCGCCGTCGAGCTGGCCGCGGAGCTGGCCGAGCTGGCGGCCTGGCTCGGGCTCGACGGCGTGCAGGTCACCGGCCCGGGCGACCTGGCGCCGGCGCTGGCGGCCGCGTTAAGCGCCACGGTCGGCTAG
- a CDS encoding trypco2 family protein yields the protein MDITQEPVPLVDFISALRDQLRAAHAERDPAFPIEVGPISVEFTLLTRREAEGRAGVKFWVVDAGVSGKHAAESTQKVTMQLTPLDPAGGKLRVSDQEVRQSGSLRSGQETQRGDREERR from the coding sequence GTGGACATAACGCAGGAGCCAGTTCCGCTGGTCGACTTCATCTCCGCGCTGCGCGATCAACTGCGCGCCGCGCACGCCGAGCGTGATCCAGCCTTTCCGATTGAGGTCGGGCCGATATCGGTCGAGTTCACCCTGCTGACCCGCCGGGAGGCCGAAGGCCGGGCAGGGGTCAAGTTCTGGGTGGTCGACGCTGGCGTCAGCGGCAAGCACGCCGCCGAGTCGACCCAGAAGGTGACCATGCAGCTGACTCCGCTGGACCCCGCCGGCGGAAAGCTCAGGGTCAGTGACCAGGAAGTGCGCCAGAGCGGCTCGCTCCGAAGCGGCCAGGAAACCCAACGCGGCGACCGCGAAGAACGCCGCTGA
- a CDS encoding Rrf2 family transcriptional regulator, translating to MEISAKSDYAVRALLALAARAPDLVKIDVVVGEQQLPRKFVEAILGDLRRAGIVRSMRGSEGGYALARPASEISIGSVIRAVDGPLAEVRGLRPDEMNYTGLAQHLPGLWVAVRASLRKVLDETSLQQLLTGKLPPHVRKMVDDPQAWARRAR from the coding sequence GTGGAGATCTCAGCGAAGAGTGACTACGCGGTGCGGGCACTGCTGGCCCTGGCGGCCCGGGCGCCCGACCTGGTCAAGATCGACGTCGTGGTGGGTGAGCAGCAGCTGCCCCGAAAGTTCGTCGAGGCGATTCTGGGCGACCTGCGGCGGGCCGGCATCGTCCGGTCGATGCGTGGCTCCGAGGGCGGCTACGCCCTGGCCCGGCCGGCCAGCGAGATCTCGATCGGCTCGGTGATCCGAGCCGTCGACGGACCGCTGGCCGAAGTCCGGGGCCTGCGTCCGGACGAGATGAACTACACCGGCCTGGCCCAGCACCTGCCCGGCCTGTGGGTGGCGGTGCGGGCCAGCCTGCGCAAGGTGCTGGACGAGACCTCGCTGCAGCAACTGCTCACCGGCAAGCTGCCGCCGCACGTGCGCAAGATGGTGGATGACCCGCAGGCCTGGGCCCGGCGCGCCCGGTGA
- a CDS encoding pitrilysin family protein: MSTRAKTRTLPVSGGGVIKRTVLPGGLRIVTEAMPGVRSASVGIWVGVGSRDESPSVAGASHFLEHLLFKGTRQRSALDIAMAMDTIGGEFNAFTEKEHTCFYATVLDQQLPIAVDIIADVVLNATIAAADVDVERTVVLEEISMRDDDPSDLVHDEFSAALFGDSPLGRSILGSEDSINQLSRRQIHGYYSRRYRPSEMVVSVAGNISHAEVVRLVRAAFTGRLFDGDAGAQPRPDRRLHTAPVRPVSVVADDTEQANIVLGSMGLSRFDERRFVLGVLTTAIGGGMSSRLFQQIREQRGLAYSTYSFTSSYAGDGLFGLYAGCQPGKADEVVSIMTSVLRSVAADGLSADEIERGKGQLRGGMVLGLEDSGSRMTRIGKAELTYGDVLGLDDLLGLVEAVTLDQVNELAAELAAQPTCLTVVGPFGEHDFDSAV, encoded by the coding sequence GTGAGCACCCGTGCGAAGACCCGGACCCTGCCCGTCTCAGGCGGTGGCGTGATCAAACGGACCGTGCTGCCCGGCGGCCTGCGCATCGTCACCGAGGCGATGCCAGGCGTGCGCTCGGCCAGCGTCGGCATCTGGGTCGGCGTCGGCTCACGTGACGAGTCGCCCTCGGTCGCCGGCGCCAGCCACTTCCTGGAGCACCTGCTGTTCAAGGGCACCCGGCAACGGTCGGCGCTGGACATCGCGATGGCGATGGACACCATCGGCGGTGAGTTCAACGCCTTCACCGAGAAGGAGCACACCTGCTTCTACGCCACCGTGCTGGACCAGCAGCTGCCGATCGCGGTCGACATCATCGCCGACGTGGTGCTCAATGCCACCATCGCCGCCGCCGACGTCGACGTCGAGCGCACCGTGGTGCTGGAAGAGATCTCGATGCGCGATGACGACCCCTCGGACCTGGTGCACGACGAGTTCTCCGCCGCGCTGTTCGGAGACTCGCCGCTGGGCAGGTCCATCCTGGGCAGCGAGGACTCGATCAACCAGCTGAGCCGGAGGCAGATCCACGGCTACTACTCGCGGCGCTACCGGCCCTCGGAGATGGTGGTCTCGGTCGCCGGCAACATCTCCCACGCCGAGGTCGTCCGGTTGGTGCGCGCCGCTTTCACCGGTCGGCTCTTCGACGGCGACGCCGGCGCCCAGCCCCGTCCGGACCGCCGGCTGCACACCGCGCCGGTCCGGCCGGTCAGCGTCGTGGCCGATGACACCGAGCAGGCCAACATCGTCCTGGGGTCGATGGGGTTGTCCCGCTTCGACGAGCGCCGCTTCGTCCTGGGAGTGCTGACCACGGCGATCGGCGGTGGCATGTCCTCGCGGCTGTTCCAGCAGATCCGTGAACAGCGGGGCCTGGCCTACTCCACCTACTCCTTCACCTCCTCCTACGCCGGCGACGGGCTGTTCGGCCTGTACGCCGGCTGCCAGCCCGGCAAGGCTGACGAGGTGGTCTCGATCATGACGTCGGTGTTGCGCTCGGTCGCCGCCGACGGCCTCAGCGCCGACGAGATCGAGCGCGGCAAGGGCCAGTTGCGCGGAGGCATGGTGCTGGGCCTGGAGGACTCCGGATCGCGGATGACCAGGATCGGCAAGGCAGAGCTGACCTATGGCGACGTGCTGGGCCTGGATGACCTGCTGGGGCTGGTCGAGGCGGTCACCCTCGATCAGGTCAACGAGCTGGCCGCCGAGCTGGCCGCCCAGCCGACCTGCCTGACCGTGGTGGGCCCGTTCGGCGAGCACGACTTCGACTCTGCCGTCTAG